A single window of Leishmania infantum JPCM5 genome chromosome 35 DNA harbors:
- a CDS encoding NADH-dependent fumarate reductase-like protein, with translation MGGCATSLCRRCAATDSHTGASVVVSDPEKAARERDRIARGLLTTNFPELHVNQRSVLRYKDVMHTVPYTLTIAVDGNVARQDVDPVVKAILSDCFAMVDKHLNSFNPGSEVSQVNRMPVGKKHVMSEHLFEVVKCCEEVYSSSGSCFDPAAAPLVHKLRDAARRQDSAEGDFAISAEEAGRFTLTNSFAIDIKEGTIARKHEDAMLDLGGLNKGYTVDCVVDRLNAANFADVLFEWGGDCRASGVNVQRQPWAVGVVRPPSVDEVVAAAKSGKSVTMNAHSLGDHTDEPAQSTSAADGAAKAEHKALLRVMSLSNEALCTSGDYENVLFANALGCALSSTYDWRRRCLIEPCRNELAQVSIKCYSCLYADALATASFVKRDPVRVRYMLEHYRHDYNRVTDYAAYTREGERLAHMYEIAHESPACRIERIAGSLPARVVVIGGGLAGCAAAIEAASCGATVILLEKEARLGGNSAKATSGINGWGTRTQAVNHVLDNCKFFERDTFLSGKGGHCDPGLVRTLSVKSAEAISWLESFGIPLTVLYQLGGASRRRCHRAPDQKDGTPVPVGFTIMRHLEDYIRTKLQGKVTILNEMAVVSLMHDVSAMPDGNREIRVHGVRYKSMTDASGTVMDLPADAVVLATGGFSNDHTPNSLLREYAPNVYGTPTTNGTFATGDGVKMARKLGATLVDMDKVQLHPTGLIDPKDPSNRTKYLGPEALRGSGGILLNKNGERFVNELDLRSVVSQAIIAQDNEYPNSGGSKFAYCVLSEEAATLFGKNSLTYYWKSQGLFTRVDDMKALAELIGCSVESLHRTLETYERQSTGKKACPRTGKLVFPSVVGTKGPYYVAYVTPSIHYTMGGCFISPAAELLMEDHSVNIFEDMHPILGLFGAGEVTGGVHGRNRLGGNSLLECVVFGKIAGDRAATILQKEKHGLRKDKWVPVVVRESRASDQFGVGSRVLRFNLPGATQTSGLTVGEFIGIRGDWDGQQLIGYYSPINMPDDKGRISILARGDKGNLQEWISSMRPGDSVEMKACGGLRIELKPHQKQMVYRKTVIRKLGLIAGGSGVAPMLQIIKAALNRPYVDSIETIRLVYAAEDEYELTYRSLLKQYRADNPDKFDCGFVLNNPPEGWTEGVGYVDRATLQSLLPPPSKGLLVAICGPPVMQRSVVADLLALGYNAEMVRTVDEDGAL, from the coding sequence ATGGGTGGCTGCGCAACGTCGCTGTGTCGCCGTTGCGCAGCCACCGACTCGCATACAGGCGCTTCCGTAGTCGTTTCGGACCCCGAAAAGGCCGCTCGTGAGCGCGATCGCATTGCTCGCGGCCTGCTCACCACCAACTTTCCCGAGCTGCACGTCAACCAGCGCTCGGTGCTGCGGTATAAGGACGTGATGCACACGGTGCCGTACACGCTCACCATCGCTGTAGACGGTAATGTCGCTCGCCAAGATGTGGATCCTGTCGTCAAGGCAATTCTAAGCGACTGCTTCGCGATGGTGGACAAGCACCTCAACTCCTTCAACCCGGGCAGCGAGGTGTCGCAGGTCAACAGGATGCCGGTGGGAAAGAAGCACGTCATGTCGGAGCACCTCTTCGAGGTGGTCAAGTGCTGCGAGGAGGTCTACAGCAGTAGCGGCAGCTGCTTTGACccggccgcagcaccgctggtgcacaagctgcgcgatgccgcTCGCCGGCAGGACTCCGCCGAGGGGGACTTCGCCATCtctgcggaggaggcggggcgTTTCACCCTGACGAACAGCTTTGCCATCGACATCAAAGAAGGCACCATCGCGCGCAAGCACGAAGATGCGATGCTAGACCTGGGTGGCCTGAACAAGGGCTACACCGTCGACTGCGTGGTGGATCGTCTGAATGCAGCCAACTTCGCCGACGTGCTGTTCGAGTGGGGCGGCGACTGCCGCGCCTCGGGTGTGAATGTGCAGCGCCAGCCGTGGGCAGTCGGCGTTGTGCGTCCGCCATCGGTCGACGAGGTCGTCGCGGCTGCCAAGTCCGGCAAGTCGGTGACAATGAATGCCCACAGCCTTGGGGATCACACGGATGAACCGGCGCAGTCGACGTCGGCCGCCGACGGGGCGGCCAAGGCTGAGCACAAGGCGCTCCTGCGCGTCATGTCGCTCAGCAATGAGGCACTCTGCACGAGCGGCGACTACGAGAACGTGCTCTTCGCCAACGCGCTTGGATGCGCTCTCTCGAGCACATACGActggcgtcgccgctgcctcatTGAGCCCTGCCGGAACGAACTGGCCCAGGTTAGCATCAAATGCTACTCGTGTCTGTACGCCGACGCACTCGCCACCGCGAGCTTCGTGAAGCGCGACcccgtgcgcgtgcggtaCATGCTCGAGCACTACCGCCACGATTACAACCGCGTGACCGACTACGCCGCCTACACGCGcgagggggagcggctggcgCACATGTACGAGATCGCGCATGAGAGCCCGGCCTGTCGGATAGAGCGCATTGCCGGCTCGCTGCCAGCGCGTGTTGTTGtgatcggcggcggccttgcTGGTTGCGCGGCCGCCATTGAGGCAGCCAGCTGCGGCGCTACCGTCATTCTCCTGGAGAAGGAAGCCCGGCTGGGTGGCAATAGCGCCAAGGCCACCTCTGGCATCAACGGCTGGGGCACCCGCACGCAGGCGGTGAATCACGTCCTCGATAACTGCAAGTTTTTTGAGCGAGACACGTTCCTCTCCGGCAAGGGTGGCCACTGCGACCCTGGACTCGTGCGCACCCTCTCTGTAAAATCCGCTGAAGCGATTAGCTGGCTCGAGTCCTTCGGCATCCCGCTAACCGTCCTCTACCAGCTTGGTGGCGCGagccgcaggcgctgccaTCGCGCGCCGGATCAGAAAGACGGCACTCCGGTGCCCGTTGGCTTCACGATCATGCGTCACCTCGAGGACTACATCCGCACCAAGCTGCAAGGCAAGGTGACGATCTTGAACgagatggcggtggtgagcCTCATGCACGACGTGAGCGCGATGCCGGACGGAAACCGCGAGATTCGCGTGCACGGTGTCCGCTACAAGTCGATGACCGATGCGTCGGGGACGGTTATGGATCTGCCGGCGGACGCCGTCGTGCTTGCCACCGGCGGCTTCTCGAACGACCACACGCCCaactcgctgctgcgtgagTACGCGCCAAACGTGTACggcacccccaccaccaacGGCACGttcgccaccggcgacggtgtgAAGATGGCGCGCAAGCTGGGCGCCACGCTGGTAGACATGGAcaaggtgcagctgcacccgACCGGTCTCATTGACCCCAAGGACCCGTCGAATCGCACCAAGTACCTTGGCcccgaggcgctgcgcggctccGGCGGCATCCTGCTGAACAAGAACGGCGAGCGCTTCGTGAACGAGCTGGACCTGCGCTCCGTCGTGTCGCAGGCGATTATCGCGCAGGACAACGAGTACCCGAACTCGGGTGGCAGCAAGTTCGCATACTGCGTGCtgagcgaggaggcagcgACGCTCTTCGGCAAGAACTCCCTCACGTACTACTGGAAGTCGCAGGGTCTGTTCACCCGTGTGGATGACATGAAGGCGCTCGCCGAGCTCATCGGCTGCTCGGTTGAAAGCCTGCATCGAACCCTCGAGACATACGAGCGCCAGAGCACGGGGAAGAAGGCCTGCCCGCGGACTGGCAAGCTCGTGTTCCCCAGTGTGGTGGGCACCAAGGGGCCCTATTACGTGGCGTACGTCACACCGTCGATCCACTACACCATGGGCGGCTGCTTCATCtctccggcggcggagctgctcatGGAAGATCACTCCGTCAACATATTCGAAGACATGCATCCCATTCTTGGCCTCTTCGGTGCAGGTGAGGTAAccggcggcgtgcacggCCGCAACCGTCTCGGCGGCAACTCTCTGCTGGAGTGCGTCGTGTTCGGCAAGATCGCTGGCGACCGCGCGGCCACAATTCTGCAGAAGGAGAAGCACGGGCTCCGCAAGGATAAGTgggtgccggtggtggtgcgggaGTCGAGGGCGAGTGATCAGTTCGGTGTTGgctcgcgcgtgctgcgcttcaACCTGCCCGGCGCGACGCAGACATCCGGATTGACCGTTGGCGAGTTCATCGGTATCCGCGGTGACTGGGACGGCCAGCAATTGATTGGCTACTACAGCCCCATCAACATGCCCGACGACAAGGGCCGCATCTCGATTCTGGCGCGTGGTGACAAGGGCAACCTGCAGGAGTGGATCTCGTCCATGCGTCCTGGCGACTCGGTCGAAATGAAGGCCTGCGGCGGTCTCCGTATCGAGCTCAAGCCCCACCAGAAGCAGATGGTGTACCGTAAGACGGTCATTCGGAAACTGGGCCTCATCGCCGGCGGCTCCGGTGTGGCGCCGATGCTGCAGATTATTAAGGCCGCGCTCAACCGCCCATACGTGGACAGCATCGAGACGATCCGCCTCGTGTACGCTGCCGAGGACGAGTATGAGCTGACCTACCGCTCGCTGCTGAAGCAATACCGCGCCGACAACCCGGACAAGTTCGACTGCGGCTTCGTGCTGAATAACCCTCCTGAAGGCTGGACAGAGGGTGTGGGCTACGTCGACCGTGCCACGCTGCAGAGCCTTCTCCCGCCTCCGTCGAAGGGCCTGCTCGTGGCCATTTGCGGCCCGCCGGTGATGCAGCGCTCCGTCGTGGCGGACCTGCTGGCACTAGGCTATAACGCCGAAATGGTGCGCACGGTGGATGAGGATGGCGCGCTCTAG